A genomic stretch from Corynebacterium faecale includes:
- a CDS encoding ATP-binding cassette domain-containing protein — protein sequence MITLNGVTAGYSTRAPALEGFNLHLGAGQIHGLVGSNGAGKTTLLRVLAGQLKATGDIKVFGEDPFDNPRTLERTVFMGIDVPLPDAWTGRKLFDFGRARYRTWNEDRALTLAKRFKLSGDTTIKEHSRGQRSALSFIYAFAAGCELTLLDEPYLGLDVEKRHAFYETLREERGRTIVISTHHLNDVDLDTVTLLDAGLLVLSGPVDMLNEQVLAVTGTVESVGAALQRAGVPLLANAQISGARRVLLDLRQDPLTADELWEQPGVTVSGVSLDETVRVLLEAAR from the coding sequence ATGATCACCCTGAACGGCGTCACCGCCGGATATTCCACCAGAGCACCGGCACTCGAGGGGTTCAACCTCCATCTCGGTGCCGGGCAGATCCATGGGCTCGTTGGTTCCAACGGTGCCGGAAAAACCACCCTTCTCCGTGTGCTGGCGGGTCAACTCAAAGCAACCGGGGATATAAAGGTATTCGGTGAAGATCCTTTTGATAATCCCCGCACTTTAGAACGCACAGTATTCATGGGTATTGACGTGCCACTCCCTGATGCCTGGACTGGCCGGAAACTCTTCGACTTCGGTCGCGCCCGGTACCGCACCTGGAATGAGGACCGCGCCCTCACACTGGCCAAACGCTTCAAGCTCTCCGGTGACACGACGATCAAGGAGCATTCCCGCGGTCAGCGCTCAGCACTGTCCTTCATCTACGCTTTCGCCGCCGGCTGCGAGCTCACCCTCCTGGACGAGCCCTATCTGGGGCTGGATGTGGAAAAGCGCCATGCCTTCTATGAAACCCTCCGCGAGGAACGCGGCCGCACCATTGTCATCTCCACCCACCACCTCAACGACGTGGACCTGGACACGGTCACACTCTTAGATGCCGGCCTGCTGGTTCTCTCCGGGCCCGTGGACATGCTCAACGAACAGGTGCTCGCCGTGACCGGAACGGTGGAGTCGGTGGGCGCGGCGCTCCAGCGCGCCGGGGTTCCCTTGCTTGCCAACGCCCAGATCAGCGGTGCCCGCCGTGTCCTGCTGGATCTACGACAAGACCCACTCACCGCCGATGAACTCTGGGAACAGCCCGGGGTGACAGTATCCGGGGTCAGCCTGGATGAAACAGTGCGCGTGCTATTGGAGGCTGCCCGATGA
- a CDS encoding GntR family transcriptional regulator — MDDNNAPLFRQIASLLEDSIVDGSLKVGERAPSMNELASFHQINPATARKGLSLLIDSGVLEKRRGIGMFVTEQAVHVILERRREKFAAAYVVPLVDEAAKLGISRQHVQTLLEQVAESRGLYK, encoded by the coding sequence GTGGATGACAACAATGCCCCACTCTTCCGGCAGATCGCCTCCTTGTTGGAGGACAGCATCGTGGATGGATCCTTGAAAGTGGGGGAGCGGGCCCCGTCGATGAATGAACTCGCCAGTTTTCACCAGATCAATCCGGCCACCGCCCGCAAAGGCCTGTCCCTCCTCATTGATTCCGGTGTGCTGGAGAAGCGACGGGGGATCGGCATGTTCGTGACGGAACAGGCTGTTCACGTCATCCTGGAGCGGCGCCGGGAGAAATTCGCCGCCGCCTATGTGGTGCCACTCGTAGATGAAGCCGCGAAACTCGGGATCTCCCGACAACATGTCCAAACATTGCTTGAACAGGTCGCAGAAAGTAGAGGACTGTATAAATGA
- a CDS encoding NYN domain-containing protein, which yields MLERTQVFVDTSYLLASFYNSWETGARAQLEIDLPEVVGVLGRMIEQQLKQPVQRQMWYDGIPDSGPHRYQRALRTCDGVQLRAGQLIEWGERRTQKAVDTRLVADLVLAGVRGQCSDIVLVSGDADMIPGVQEASNAGVRVHLYGFGWDSMSSQLRHCCDTTTILDPREDFADCMQLQVLEGPVPPTVRVKPIGDAEPIEELGLTPVPNAQGIMNPKIKPNTTPGTTPPEAEITSPRPGEPAELAEDRLCEATNTMDKREGVAEGKRDHTASGTGTDTTEGTGVSCAATPNDAPTTIPTDTGDPVATAGSAPQTPAAQSTPKPGPTPNPGPTPSPAPTPNPQTPQAPTPGPTPGRTPSPTPATPKPGAPATPSTPGDSTPGPARTESPADSLVEEQVEGQVEGQVEERSEDQVGDSQSKSIPNPSMMAPRRKLRSRYVPLPNEVWASAGFQTPYDVGQQYASWWFDNAATTEQRDQSHLLSGGGLPPEIDRPLLQFACETLHEYTLTESQRVSLRDGFHSGIRGVLLNLRDI from the coding sequence ATGCTTGAACGCACACAGGTATTCGTGGACACGTCTTACCTACTCGCAAGCTTTTACAACTCTTGGGAGACAGGCGCACGCGCCCAATTAGAAATCGACCTCCCCGAGGTAGTCGGGGTCTTAGGAAGGATGATCGAACAACAACTCAAACAGCCTGTACAGAGGCAGATGTGGTACGACGGAATCCCTGATTCCGGGCCACACCGTTATCAACGCGCCCTGCGCACCTGCGATGGTGTGCAGCTACGGGCCGGACAGTTGATTGAATGGGGCGAACGCCGCACCCAGAAGGCCGTGGACACCCGCCTTGTCGCAGACCTCGTCCTAGCCGGTGTGCGCGGGCAATGCTCAGACATCGTATTGGTATCAGGCGACGCAGACATGATCCCCGGTGTCCAGGAAGCCTCCAACGCGGGTGTCCGGGTCCATCTGTACGGCTTCGGCTGGGATTCCATGTCCTCCCAGCTCCGCCACTGCTGCGATACCACCACCATCCTGGATCCCCGCGAGGATTTCGCGGACTGCATGCAGCTTCAGGTCCTCGAAGGCCCGGTCCCGCCAACGGTTCGGGTCAAGCCCATCGGGGATGCCGAACCCATAGAGGAACTCGGCCTGACACCGGTGCCCAATGCCCAGGGCATCATGAACCCCAAGATCAAGCCAAATACCACTCCTGGAACCACCCCACCAGAAGCGGAAATAACCTCACCACGCCCGGGTGAACCAGCCGAACTGGCTGAGGACCGCCTCTGCGAAGCCACCAACACCATGGATAAACGTGAAGGTGTCGCTGAAGGGAAGCGCGACCACACAGCTTCGGGCACCGGCACGGACACCACCGAGGGCACCGGCGTGTCCTGCGCCGCGACTCCGAACGACGCACCAACCACCATCCCAACAGACACCGGCGACCCGGTAGCCACTGCAGGCAGCGCACCACAAACACCGGCTGCCCAGTCCACACCCAAGCCCGGCCCGACGCCGAACCCCGGCCCGACACCGAGCCCAGCACCAACGCCGAACCCTCAAACGCCCCAGGCCCCCACCCCAGGCCCCACCCCGGGCCGTACGCCCAGCCCCACCCCGGCAACCCCCAAGCCCGGTGCGCCGGCGACACCTTCCACACCCGGCGATTCAACCCCGGGCCCTGCCCGGACAGAGTCTCCGGCAGACTCCCTGGTCGAGGAACAGGTAGAAGGCCAGGTAGAAGGCCAGGTTGAGGAACGGTCCGAGGATCAGGTCGGCGATTCCCAGTCGAAATCCATCCCCAACCCCTCGATGATGGCACCCCGCCGCAAGCTGCGGTCACGGTATGTCCCCCTCCCCAACGAGGTGTGGGCCTCCGCAGGTTTTCAGACCCCCTATGATGTGGGCCAGCAGTACGCCTCCTGGTGGTTTGATAATGCCGCCACCACGGAGCAGCGCGACCAGTCCCACCTGCTATCCGGTGGTGGACTTCCCCCGGAGATTGACCGCCCTCTGTTGCAGTTCGCATGCGAGACACTCCACGAGTACACCCTCACGGAATCCCAGCGGGTGAGCCTGCGTGATGGGTTCCACTCAGGGATCCGTGGCGTTCTGCTCAACCTTCGTGATATCTAG
- a CDS encoding PspA/IM30 family protein: MANPFSKGWKYMMASFDNKIDENADPKVQIQQAADAAKQQHNQILQQASQVIGQQKQLEMKLDRLVKDRDSLQDKARQAIQLADKASQEGDATKAQDFNNTAEVFASQLVAVEQQLEETTALHNQAQTAAADATQKTKESEMRLKEQLSQIDALRQQADQSKMQETVTKSMDSLNQFGHNDDSVPTLDAVREKIERRYADALGAQELTQTSVGDRMAEIQKSGTDMRASARLDQIRAEAGLTAGAAAGQLEKGTDEPVEAEELIDETTPVPDAAHTGAVADDAVVDGTDGTEGTDGTDAADVAEDVDGARDADGAGNTDGAAEKK; encoded by the coding sequence ATGGCTAATCCATTCAGCAAGGGCTGGAAGTACATGATGGCTTCCTTCGACAACAAGATCGATGAGAATGCTGATCCGAAGGTCCAGATCCAGCAGGCCGCCGACGCCGCCAAACAACAGCACAATCAGATCCTGCAGCAGGCATCACAGGTCATCGGCCAGCAGAAACAGCTGGAGATGAAGCTGGACCGCCTGGTCAAGGACCGTGATTCACTGCAGGATAAGGCGCGTCAGGCCATTCAGTTGGCTGATAAGGCATCCCAGGAGGGCGACGCCACCAAGGCGCAGGATTTCAACAACACCGCTGAGGTTTTCGCATCCCAGCTGGTAGCCGTGGAGCAGCAGCTGGAGGAAACCACCGCGCTGCACAACCAGGCTCAGACCGCGGCTGCGGACGCCACCCAGAAAACGAAGGAATCGGAGATGCGTCTCAAGGAGCAGCTCTCCCAGATTGATGCCCTGCGCCAGCAGGCGGATCAGTCCAAAATGCAGGAAACCGTGACCAAGTCCATGGATTCCCTCAACCAGTTCGGCCACAACGACGATTCAGTGCCCACCCTCGACGCCGTCCGTGAGAAGATCGAACGCCGTTATGCTGACGCTCTCGGCGCCCAGGAACTCACCCAGACTTCAGTGGGGGACCGCATGGCTGAGATCCAGAAGAGCGGCACCGACATGCGCGCGTCAGCCCGCCTGGACCAGATCCGCGCTGAAGCCGGACTGACCGCCGGTGCTGCGGCAGGTCAGCTGGAAAAGGGCACCGATGAACCGGTGGAAGCTGAAGAGCTTATCGACGAAACAACCCCCGTCCCCGACGCCGCCCACACCGGCGCGGTTGCTGATGACGCGGTAGTTGACGGCACTGACGGCACCGAGGGCACTGACGGCACTGACGCTGCTGATGTGGCTGAAGACGTTGACGGTGCACGCGACGCGGATGGTGCCGGCAACACCGATGGCGCGGCTGAGAAGAAGTAG
- a CDS encoding thioredoxin family protein, protein MATIDVTEDTFEQTVTGGGVVLVDAWASWCGPCRQFAPTYEKVSGDHPDAVFAKLDTEANQSLSAALEIQSIPTLMIFRDGIMVFREAGTMPAPALDDLVNQVKQLDMDDVRRQIDEQQAAQGEA, encoded by the coding sequence ATGGCAACGATTGATGTAACCGAAGACACATTTGAGCAGACCGTCACCGGCGGAGGCGTTGTCCTCGTTGATGCGTGGGCTTCCTGGTGCGGCCCATGCCGCCAGTTCGCGCCCACCTACGAGAAGGTTTCCGGAGATCACCCGGACGCCGTCTTCGCCAAGCTGGACACTGAAGCCAACCAGAGCCTGTCGGCTGCGCTGGAGATCCAGTCCATCCCGACCCTCATGATCTTCCGTGATGGCATCATGGTCTTCCGCGAAGCTGGCACCATGCCGGCACCTGCGCTGGATGATCTGGTCAACCAGGTCAAGCAGCTGGATATGGATGATGTCCGTCGCCAGATCGATGAGCAGCAGGCTGCTCAGGGCGAGGCCTAA
- a CDS encoding heavy-metal-associated domain-containing protein has translation MSTKNYSVEGMTCEHCVTSVQEEVAEVVGTQGVEVELESGRVTVTGEGFSDDAIIAAVERAGYTLKQDS, from the coding sequence GTGAGCACGAAGAACTACTCAGTCGAGGGCATGACCTGCGAACATTGTGTTACTTCCGTTCAGGAGGAAGTGGCCGAGGTCGTGGGAACCCAGGGTGTCGAGGTAGAACTCGAGAGCGGTCGCGTCACCGTCACCGGCGAAGGATTCAGCGATGATGCCATCATCGCCGCCGTGGAGCGTGCCGGCTACACGTTGAAACAGGACTCCTGA